A single Lemur catta isolate mLemCat1 chromosome 20, mLemCat1.pri, whole genome shotgun sequence DNA region contains:
- the GINS3 gene encoding DNA replication complex GINS protein PSF3 isoform X2, with the protein MCEAYCRVESGALGPEENFLSLDDILMSHEKLPGSKIELPLWLAKGLFDNKRRILSVELPKIYQEGWRTVFSADANVVDLHKMGPHFYGFGSQLLRFDSPENADISQSLLQTFIGRFRRIMDSSQNAYNEDTSALVARLDEMERGLFQTGQKGLNDFQCWEKGQASQITASNLVQNYKKRKFTDMED; encoded by the exons ATGTGCGAGGCGTATTGCCGGGTGGAGTCGGGCGCGCTGGGGCCCGAGGAGAACTTTCTGTCGTTGGACGACATCCTGATGTCTCACGAGAAGCTGCCG GGCTCCAAGATTGAACTCCCCTTGTGGCTGGCAAAAGGACTTTTTGACAATAAGCGTCGGATCCTTTCCGTGGAACTTCCCAAGATCTACCAAGAGGGTTGGAGGACCGTGTTCAGTGCAGATGCCAATGTGGTGGACCTCCACAAAATGGGGCCACATTTCTACGGGTTTGGCTCCCAACTCCTGCGTTTTGACAGTCCTGAGAATGCAGATATTTCCCAGTCTCTGCTACAG ACATTTATTGGCCGTTTTCGCCGCATCATGGACTCCTCCCAGAATGCTTACAACGAAGACACTTCTGCACTGGTAGCCAGGCTAGACGAGATGGAGAGGGGCTTGTTTCAAACCGGGCAGAAAGGGCTGAATGACTTTCAGTGCTGGGAGAAAGGGCAGGCCTCTCAGATCACAGCTTCCAACCTCGTTCAGAATTACAAGAAGAGAAAGTTCACGGACATGGAAGACTAA
- the GINS3 gene encoding DNA replication complex GINS protein PSF3 isoform X1, translated as MCEAYCRVESGALGPEENFLSLDDILMSHEKLPVRTEAAMPRLGAFFPERSAGAGPGDAVPPGSKIELPLWLAKGLFDNKRRILSVELPKIYQEGWRTVFSADANVVDLHKMGPHFYGFGSQLLRFDSPENADISQSLLQTFIGRFRRIMDSSQNAYNEDTSALVARLDEMERGLFQTGQKGLNDFQCWEKGQASQITASNLVQNYKKRKFTDMED; from the exons ATGTGCGAGGCGTATTGCCGGGTGGAGTCGGGCGCGCTGGGGCCCGAGGAGAACTTTCTGTCGTTGGACGACATCCTGATGTCTCACGAGAAGCTGCCGGTGCGCACGGAGGCCGCCATGCCCCGCCTGGGCGCCTTCTTCCCGGAGCGGAGCGCGGGCGCCGGCCCTGGCGACGCGGTCCCCCCG GGCTCCAAGATTGAACTCCCCTTGTGGCTGGCAAAAGGACTTTTTGACAATAAGCGTCGGATCCTTTCCGTGGAACTTCCCAAGATCTACCAAGAGGGTTGGAGGACCGTGTTCAGTGCAGATGCCAATGTGGTGGACCTCCACAAAATGGGGCCACATTTCTACGGGTTTGGCTCCCAACTCCTGCGTTTTGACAGTCCTGAGAATGCAGATATTTCCCAGTCTCTGCTACAG ACATTTATTGGCCGTTTTCGCCGCATCATGGACTCCTCCCAGAATGCTTACAACGAAGACACTTCTGCACTGGTAGCCAGGCTAGACGAGATGGAGAGGGGCTTGTTTCAAACCGGGCAGAAAGGGCTGAATGACTTTCAGTGCTGGGAGAAAGGGCAGGCCTCTCAGATCACAGCTTCCAACCTCGTTCAGAATTACAAGAAGAGAAAGTTCACGGACATGGAAGACTAA